A genomic region of Anas acuta chromosome 25, bAnaAcu1.1, whole genome shotgun sequence contains the following coding sequences:
- the NEUROD2 gene encoding neurogenic differentiation factor 2: MLTRLFSEPSLIPEVQKFSSWAEECEEDARSDKEERKGKGCALPEEPPEGSLGESKEEGELGGDEEEEEEEEEGLEEAEGDRPKKRGPKKRKMTKARLERSKLRRQKANARERNRMHDLNAALDNLRKVVPCYSKTQKLSKIETLRLAKNYIWALSEILRSGKRPDLVSYVQTLCKGLSQPTTNLVAGCLQLNSRNFLTEQGQEGGRYHGPNASFAVHPYPYPCSRLAAAQCPPPAGPGSHGLRTHSYCASAYESLYGNASPDYNSSEYDGGLSPPLCINGNFSLKQDSSPDHEKSYHYSMHYSALPGSRPAGHNLVFGSAGMRGGVHSENIFPYDMHLPHERGPMYEELNAFFHN, encoded by the coding sequence ATGTTGACGCGACTTTTCAGCGAGCCCAGCCTCATCCCCGAAGTTCAGAAATTCTCCAGCTGGGCCGAGGAGTGCGAGGAGGATGCCCGCAGCGACAAGGAGGAGCGCAAGGGTAAGGGCTGCGCCCTCCCCGAGGAGCCGCCCGAGGGCTCGCTGGGGGAgagcaaagaggaaggggagctAGGAggggacgaggaggaggaggaggaggaggaggaaggcctgGAGGAGGCCGAAGGAGACCGGCCCAAGAAGCGCGGCCCCAAAAAACGCAAGATGACCAAGGCGCGGTTGGAGCGCTCCAAGCTGCGGCGGCAGAAGGCGAACGCCCGGGAGCGGAACCGAATGCACGACCTGAACGCGGCCCTGGACAACCTGCGCAAGGTGGTGCCCTGCTACTCCAAAACCCAAAAGCTGTCCAAAATCGAAACCCTGCGCCTGGCCAAGAACTACATCTGGGCTCTCTCCGAAATCCTGCGCTCGGGCAAGCGGCCCGACCTGGTGTCCTACGTGCAGACTCTGTGCAAGGGGCTCTCGCAGCCCACCACCAACCTGGTGGccggctgcctgcagctcaaCTCCCGCAACTTCTTGAcggagcagggccaggaggggGGCCGCTACCACGGCCCCAACGCCTCCTTCGCCGTGCACCCCTACCCTTACCCCTGCTCGCGGCTGGCCGCGGCGCAGTGCCCGCCGCCCGCGGGGCCCGGCTCGCACGGGCTGAGGACACACAGCTACTGCGCCTCCGCCTACGAGAGCCTCTACGGCAACGCGTCCCCCGATTACAACAGCTCGGAGTACGACGGCGGGCTCAGCCCCCCCCTGTGCATTAACGGCAACTTCTCCCTCAAGCAAGACTCTTCCCCCGACCACGAGAAAAGCTACCACTACTCTATGCACTACTCGGCGCTGCCCGGCTCCCGGCCCGCCGGCCACAACCTGGTCTTCGGTTCGGCGGGGATGCGCGGGGGGGTGCACTCCGAGAACATCTTCCCCTACGACATGCACCTCCCGCACGAGCGGGGCCCCATGTACGAGGAGCTCAACGCCTTCTTCCACaactga